The Papio anubis isolate 15944 chromosome 1, Panubis1.0, whole genome shotgun sequence genome window below encodes:
- the RPTN gene encoding LOW QUALITY PROTEIN: repetin (The sequence of the model RefSeq protein was modified relative to this genomic sequence to represent the inferred CDS: deleted 3 bases in 2 codons), which produces MAQLLSSILSVIEVFHKYAKQNGDCALLCKEELKQLLLAEFGDILQRPNDPETVETILNLLDQDRDGRVDFHEYLLLVFQLVQACYHKLDNKSYGGRTSQQERGQEGAQDRKFPGNTGTQHRQRHEEERQNSHHSQSERQDRDSHHSQPERQDRDSHSGQPERQDRDSHHGQPERQDRDSHHNQSERQDKDFSFDQSERQSQDSSSGSGKKVSHKSTRGQTKWQGHIFALNGCEKPVQDSHYGQSERLAQQPETFGQDSHFNRTNQQKSGSYCGQSGRLGQELGCGQMDRQDQSYHYGQTDRQDQSSHYGQMDRQGQSSRYSQTERQGQSSHYSQMDRQGQSSHYNQMDRQGQSSHYGQTNRQGQCYQYGQTDRQGQSSHYSQPDRQGQSFHYGQTHRQCQSSHYGQTDRQGQSSHYGQTDRQGQSPHYGQTDRQGQSSHYGQTDRQGQSSHYGQTDRHDQSPHYGQTDRHDQSPHYGQTNRQGPSSHYGQTDRQGQSSHYGQPDRQSQSPHYGQTNRQGQSSHYGQTDRQGQSSHYGQTDRQGQSSHYGQTDRQGQSSHYGQTDRQGQSSHYSQMDRQGQSYHYGQTDRQGQSSHYGQTDKQSQSYHYGQTDRQGQSSCYVQSQTGEIQGQNKYFQGTEGTRKASYVEQSGRSGRLSQQTPGQKGYQNQGQGFQSRDSQENSHQVWEPEEDSQHHQHKLLAHIQQERPLCHKGRDWQSCSNEQGHRQAKTRQSHGEGQSHWAEEEQGHQSWDRHSHEGQEGPCGTHDRQTPEDEQNHQRRDRQTHEDEQNHQRRDRQTHEDEQNYQKQDRQTHEDEQNRQRRDRQTYEDEQTHQRRDRQTHEDGQNSQRRDGQTHEEDQNHQQQHNRQNYEEKERYQGSQNQKSQVTQRSCPNREKFHMNEDDQSQGSQKRHTEPSFYPTQSSGRPQSREQRGHPIKAATVPNPLYDYVQEQKSYRY; this is translated from the exons ATGGCTCAACTCCTGAGTAGCATACTCAGTGTGATCGAGGTGTTTCACAAATATGCCAAACAGAATGGGGACTGTGCCTTACTATGCAAGGAGGAGTTGAAACAACTGCTCTTGGCTGAGTTTGGAGACATCCTCCAG AGACCAAATGACCCAGAGACTGTGGAAACCATCTTGAACCTCTTAGATCAAGACCGAGATGGACGTGTTGATTTTCATGAGTACCTCTTGTTGGTGTTCCAGTTGGTCCAAGCCTGCTATCATAAGCTAGACAATAAGTCATACGGAGGCAGGACCTCGCAGCAAGAAAGGGGGCAGGAAGGAGCACAAGACCGTAAGTTCCCAGGAAACACAGGTACACAACACAGACAGAGGCACGAGGAAGAAAGGCAGAACTCCCACCACAGTCAGTCTGAGAGACAAGACAGAGATTCCCACCACAGTCAGCCTGAGAGACAAGACAGAGATTCCCACAGTGGTCAGCCTGAGAGACAAGACAGAGATTCCCACCATGGTCAGCCTGAGAGACAAGACAGAGATTCTCACCACAATCAGTCTGAGAGACAAGACAAGGATTTCAGCTTTGATCAGTCAGAGAGACAAAGTCAAGACTCCAGCTCTGGTTCTGGTAAAAAAGTGAGTCACAAATCTACCAGGGGCCAGACTAAATGGCAGGGACATATCTTTGCCTTAAATGGGTGTGAAAAACCAGTTCAGGATTCTCATTATGGTCAGTCTGAAAGACTTGCACAACAGCCTGAAACATTTGGACAAGACTCTCACTTTAACCGAACAAATCAACAGAAATCAGGCTCTTATTGTGGACAGTCTGGGAGGCTGGGTCAGGAATTAGGCTGTGGTCAGATGGACAGACAAGACCAGAGTTATCATTATggtcagacagacagacaagacCAGAGTTCCCACTACGGTCAGATGGACAGACAAGGCCAGAGTTCCCGCTACAGTCAGACAGAGAGACAAGGCCAGAGTTCCCACTACAGTCAGATGGACAGACAAGGCCAGAGTTCCCACTACAATCAGATGGACAGACAAGGCCAGAGTTCCCACTATGGTCAGACGAACAGACAAGGCCAGTGTTATCAGTATggtcagacagacagacaaggccAGAGTTCCCACTACAGTCAGCCAGACAGACAAGGCCAGAGTTTCCACTATGGTCAGACACACAGACAATGCCAGAGTTCCCACTATggtcagacagacagacaaggccAAAGTTCTCACTATggtcagacagacagacaaggccAGAGTCCCCACTATggtcagacagacagacaaggccAGAGTTCCCACTATggtcagacagacagacaaggccAGAGTTCCCACTATggtcagacagacagacatgaCCAGAGTCCCCACTATggtcagacagacagacatgaCCAGAGTCCCCACTATGGTCAGACAAACAGACAAGGCCCGAGTTCC CACTATggtcagacagacagacaaggccAGAGTTCCCACTATGGTCAGCCAGACAGACAAAGCCAGAGTCCCCACTATGGTCAGACAAATAGACAAGGCCAGAGTTCCCACTATggtcagacagacagacaaggccAGAGTTCCCACTATggtcagacagacagacaaggccAGAGTTCCCACTATggtcagacagacagacaaggccAGAGTTCCCACTATggtcagacagacagacaaggccAGAGTTCCCACTACAGTCAGATGGACAGACAAGGGCAAAGTTATCATTATggtcagacagacagacaaggccAGAGTTCCCATTATGGTCAGACAGACAAACAAAGTCAGAGTTATCAT TATggtcagacagacagacaaggccAGAGTTCATGCTATGTTCAATCACAGACTGGGGAAATACAAGGGCAAAATAAGTACTTCCAAGGAACCGAAGGAACAAGAAAAGCCTCTTATGTTGAACAATCAGGAAGATCAGGGAGGCTAAGTCAACAGACTCCAGGACAGAAAGGGTACCAAAACCAGGGACAGGGATTCCAGTCTAGGGACTCACAGGAGAACAGCCACCAGGTATGGGAGCCTGAAGAGGATAGCCAACACCACCAACACAAACTCTTAGCACACATTCAACAAGAAAGACCACTTTGTCACAAAGGGAGAGACTGGCAATCATGCAGTAATGAGCAGGGCCACAGACAGGCCAAGACCAGGCAGAGTCATGGTGAGGGGCAGAGCCACTGGGCAGAGGAAGAGCAGGGCCATCAAAGTTGGGATAGACACAGTCATGAGGGTCAGGAAGGTCCATGTGGGACACACGACAGGCAAACCCCTGAAGATGAGCAGAACCATCAGAGACGAGACAGACAAACCCATGAAGATGAGCAGAACCACCAGAGACGAGACAGGCAAACCCATGAAGATGAGCAGAACTACCAGAAACAAGACAGGCAAACCCATGAAGATGAGCAGAACCGTCAGAGACGAGACAGGCAAACCTATGAAGATGAGCAGACCCACCAGAGACGAGACAGGCAAACCCATGAAGATGGGCAGAACAGTCAAAGACGAGACGGGCAAACCCATGAAGAGGATCAAAACCATCAGCAACAACATAATAGACAAAACTatgaggagaaagagagatatCAAGGATCTCAGAATCAAAAATCCCAAGTGACCCAGAGAAGCTGTCCTAACAGAGAAAAATTCCACATGAATGAGGATGACCAGAGCCAAGGTTCACAGAAAAGACACACTGAGCCATCCTTCTATCCAACCCAGAGCAGTGGGAGGCCCCAAAGCAGAGAACAGCGTGGTCACCCTATCAAGGCAGCTACTGTTCCCAACCCCCTCTATGACTATGTGCAAGAGCAGAAATCCTATCGATACTAG